One segment of Vespa velutina chromosome 17, iVesVel2.1, whole genome shotgun sequence DNA contains the following:
- the LOC124955062 gene encoding protein capicua homolog isoform X4, translating into MLTAHSEMHEKRGPLGGGQYGAGGGGGNSIEEKCIQEQPPPPPAPPQRDPSDPTISAKKLPKKRKFDPSELEEMDKCSNVTSNVNNMINTRAPNVSIACLVQHSSLANRQSPQQQEADCYQVSTPSVVVLPPQSTAVDYSLREEPMRARPRPATVAIDLSEWRDHRVLALRDSCYYPGVIRNVIHGEILIEFDGERKLVRYSDVLGAGRYDVIGDASPSLGQVTLDAKVCIRCPTANSHIDALTKVFVKGTVCKILTKPNRFVVKIPREDDQSDSYVVKRADLRLVQPPWWDELEEGLEDIDSNRVEAVDHGYRNSVEASTAVSILQLHHTPHHASHISTHNDTTGYYRTTGTSPLMTLGTLAHSASTALSNGSRPYDELESEDDLDRENITFPSDADAKLSGSSKRSSMQSRGSTSSLVEQRSITPRSQAATPRSQAATPHKYKKGDVVSMPNGIMKKFNGKQWRRLCGKEGCLKESQRRGFCSRHLNLKGSCLRGPTNAFPGGKIDGEETSRGSDTSPNYGDRRIAGRFDQDETEAANMLVSLGSSRSATPAFSSPTGQSSISPCINQSPVPPLGLNQNNVFMPISSPAHHAAPLISPSAKWKHSPTQSNFLVQYQQQVIKPEPNRMVRPSRPAPTAPVPASIGTSVIRISPVSRGMPGQNLTLSWSEQSPPPRHPSVVTSIAQQQQGIILQHALTSSNNFPNHSEVPEQNTQLLKPSHSPHMSSLSAPPPQNLTLLHKPQEQPVDYAQTAQPQNQPIYVMQHQHEKKYLVIKNNIDISTAGHIGIQDDKYRQGLMNHLAQLPASLHQNQCQSSQTPAVSVHIDKLSVLQQTNKIGIHTSAHMDVQRNSAPSTNVVMSAATEVTNPSTPTSVFQHVIVQPGHLIQIPKAQPPREENSKNNGVLYGSHDVPSAYQPHPPSLLNNAVRNWKKAFSWQTTVLDQSEVSPPPSALSPPLSAPPIPISINTSGEDGSAPGADQITPAEEEDDDVFEPEPTTPAEIEINTNKRRSQSLSALHSKEPQSPLKTKDRIRRPMNAFMIFSKRHRAVVHQRHPNQDNRTVSKILGEWWYALGPEEKQKYHDLASEVKEAHFKAHPDWKWCSKDRRKSSTTSFKGSDSRGKLNSTGEETDMGPPTEDVPLTPRGTDEVSVPVTTVYTETPTIEIINQTHAPHRILDIPLQIDTTEPESKQDEDANGSDDDQMVICEDPQPEIDLKCKDKLTDSDNDAQEEDMDKKSFNQSQFSPVSGQKRDGVNVKQEITCRPKPIKARIPSTSIETTTKYHHTSIDKGGTVSVLSSTYPYHSPINPTGVSGFQPTGGAFITMPVSPKVIKPEPVKNEQQYSTQYSMSSLVANIHTDNGRNIPKFTAAPVLHSQPLQSLATTAHPLTSAVPSQPPFTLTLLDNNLVAISKPQQGPQYLGPTTPHPRMYCGFNIPISDAGSRNISSQNLISGTKVEAQSVIVSKHYPVSTNSTTSPYRGISHSIARLAESDKNDTQTASNHAQFYGSNIKSEQDRKDTGNVLLTSSNDKLKQPLTPHTPHTPHSSHINSEHSSNKSYSVDEDPNSDIGSNKGPFMLAPTPAQLGRAPLQRRQLMAMPSTTTTGEHGLSVSQQRSDQSRPQGNTSQSSESMQQQNISESRTSPSPSTKKGSFFKKNVEDGMDRVLEQVNFQEKFSSLPEFKPEDIQSPSAITINTPGSSGHSTVTSGLHSSNLQASMQGYRKKSQGPHRSNLNEDDIDSDASVSATPKSTSSVKLTGTTFFGPDFNIDAYRLNTDIAGEVEDTSPRTPKTPVGGVGNAVGIGRNENERGHRRMLEQRRHLVMQLFREHGYFPSTHATSTFQAKHSDIFPNKTSLQLKIREVRQKLKANSTPMSANSLVSPLPVSESSPNVTGPLTAPPTSMGAPHSLPVSSSGS; encoded by the exons ATGCTGACTGCTCATTCTGAGATGCATGAAAAACGAGGTCCCTTAGGAGGTGGACAATATGGAGCAGGCGGGGGTGGTGGCAATTCGATTGAAGAGAAATGTATTCAAGAACAACCACCCCCGCCTCCTGCTCCTCCACAAAGGGATCCATCAGATCCAACAATTAGCGCTAAAAAACTtccaaagaaacgaaaatttgATCCATCGGAACTCGAAGAAATGGATAAATGTAGTAATGTAACAAGCAAcgttaataatatgataaatacgCGTGCACCAAACGTATCTATTGCTTGTTTAGTTCAACATTCAAGTTTGGCTAATCGACAGTCTCCGCAACAACAAGAAGCAGACTGTTACCAA GTGTCAACACCATCGGTGGTAGTTTTACCTCCTCAGAGTACAGCTGTAGATTATTCTTTAAGAGAAGAACCTATGCGTGCTCGTCCTCGACCTGCTACGGTTGCTATTGATCTCAGTGAGTGGCGTGACCACAGAGTGTTAGCTTTAAGGGATTCATGTTATTATCCAGGTGTTATTCGTAATGTGATTCATGGAGAGATTCTCATAGAATTTGATGGAGAAAGGAAGTTAGTGCGTTATAGTGATGTTTTAGGTGCAGGAAGGTATGATGTGATAGGGGATGCTAGCCCATCTTTAGGGCAAGTGACTTTAGATGCAAAAGTTTGCATTAGATGTCCAACAGCAAATAGTCACATAGACGCATTAACTAAAGTGTTTGTGAAAGGGACAGTGTGCAAGATATTAACAAAGCCTAATCGTTTTGTTGTTAAAATACCAAGAGAAGACGATCAGAGTGATAGTTATGTAGTGAAACGTGCAGACCTGCGTTTGGTGCAACCTCCTTGGTGGGATGAATTAGAAGAAGGACTGGAAGATATTGACTCTAACAGAGTTGAAGCAGTTG ATCATGGATATAGAAATTCTGTGGAAGCTTCAACAGCAGTGTCAATTTTACAACTCCATCATACTCCTCACCATGCATCTCATATATCTACGCATAATGACACAACTGGTTATTATAGAACAACTGGTACTAGTCCTCTTATGACATTAGGGACTCTTGCACATTCTGCTAGTACAGCATTAAGTAACGGAAGCCGACCATATGACGAACTAGAAAGTGAAGATGATTTggatagagaaaatattacatttcctTCAGATGCTG ATGCAAAATTATCAGGGAGTAGTAAACGAAGCAGTATGCAGAGCAGAGGAAGTACCAGCAGTTTAGTTGAGCAACGCAGTATAACACCGCGTTCTCAGGCAGCCACACCCAG ATCTCAGGCGGCTACGCCACATAAGTATAAAAAGGGTGATGTAGTGTCTATGCCCAACggaattatgaaaaaattcaatggGAAACAGTGGCGTAGACTTTGTGGTAAAGAAGGATGTTTAAAAGAAAGTCAAAGGAGAGGATTCTGTTCCCGACATCTCAATCTGAAAGGATCTTGCCTTAGAGGCCCGACAAATGCGTTCCCTGg tgGAAAAATTGATGGAGAAGAAACATCAAGAGGTTCTGATACTTCTCCAAACTATGGAGATAGAAGAATCGCAGGACGCTTTGATCAAGATGAGACTGAAGCTGCTAACATGCTTG tatcTTTAGGAAGCTCTAGATCAGCTACACCAGCCTTTTCATCGCCAACAGGTCAATCTTCCATATCACCGTGTATAAATCAGTCTCCAGTACCACCGTTAGGCCTTAAccaaaataatgtatttatgcCTATTTCGAGTCCTGCACATCATGCAGCCCCCTTAATCTCGCCTAGCGCAAAATGGAAACATTCTCCTACGCAGTCAAATTTTTTGGTTCAATATCAGCAGCAAGTGATTAAACCTGAACCAAATCGAATGGTTAGACCAAGTCGACCAGCTCCTACTGCTCCTGTTCCAGCAAGTATAGGGACAAGTGTAATAAGAATCTCTCCAGTGAGTCGTGGAATGCCTGGACAAAATTTAACTTTGTCGTGGTCAGAACAAAGTCCACCACCAAGACATCCATCAGTCGTAACGTCTATAGctcaacaacaacaaggaATTATATTGCAGCATGCGTTAACATCAAGCAACAATTTTCCTAATCATTCTGAAGTTCCTGAACAGAATACACAACTTCTAAAACCATCGCACTCACCTCATATGTCGTCTTTATCTGCTCCGCCACCGCAAAATTTGACTCTTCTACATAAGCCACAAGAACAACCAGTTGATTATGCACAGACAGCACAGCCACAAAATCAGCCAATTTATGTGATGCAACATCAGCACGAAAAGAAGTAccttgttataaaaaataatatagatatctcTACGGCAGGACATATAGGTATTCAAGATGATAAATATAGACAAGGTTTAATGAATCATTTGGCACAGCTTCCAGCATCGTTACATCAAAATCAATGTCAATCATCTCAGACTCCTGCTGTGTCCGTCCATATCGATAAACTCTCTGTTTTACAACAA ACTAATAAGATTGGGATACATACATCCGCACATATGGATGTACAAAGGAATTCAGCACCATCCACGAACGTTGTAATGTCAGCCGCAACAGAAGTTACTAATCCATCAACTCCTACCAGTGTCTTCCAGCATGTAATCGTTCAGCCTGGACATCTAATACAGATCCCGAAAGCTCAACCTCCtagagaagaaaattcaaaaaataatggaGTCCTAT ATGGCAGCCATGATGTTCCTTCCGCATACCAGCCCCATCCCCCATCATTACTGAATAATGCAGTGCGCAACTGGAAAAAAG cTTTCTCCTGGCAAACAACAGTTTTGGATCAATCAGAGGTGAGTCCTCCACCATCTGCTCTCAGTCCACCATTAAGTGCACCACCGATTCCGATAAGTATCAATACATCCGGCGAGGATGGCTCAGCACCAGGTGCAGATCAAATTACTCCTgctgaagaagaagatgatgatgttTTTGAACCAGAACCGACAACACCCGCAGAGATCgaaattaatactaataaaaggCGTAGTCAATCCCTTAGTGCTTTGCATTCCAAGGAGCCACAGAGTCCACTAAAA ACAAAGGATAGAATACGTCGACCTATGAACgcatttatgatattttcgaAACGGCATCGCGCAGTTGTGCACCAAAGACATCCGAATCAAGATAATCGCACTGTTTCTAAGATTTTGGGAGAATGGTGGTATGCTCTGGGTCctgaagagaaacaaaagtaTCATGATCTTGCGTCTGAAGTTAAGGAGGCACATTTCAAAGCACACCCAGATTGGAAATGGTGTAGCAAGGATAGAAGAAAATCGTCCACAACAAGCTTTAAGGGTAGCGATTCTAGAGGAAAATTAAATAGTACTGGAGAAGAAACAGATATGGGACCACCGACGGAAGATGTACCTTTAACGCCAAGAGGAACAGACGAGGTGTCTGTTCCAGTTACGACGGTATATACGGAAACTCCTACTATTGAG attattaatcAGACACATGCACCACATCGTATTTTGGACATACCTTTACAAATTGATACTACCGAACCTGAATCGAAACAAGACGAAGACGCTAATGGATCGGACGATGATCAAATGGTTATTTGCGAAGATCCTCAACCAGAAATAGATTTGAAATGTAAAGATAAATTGACTGATAGTGACAATGATGCACAAGAGGAAGATATGgacaaaaaatcttttaatcaATCGCAATTTTCACCTGTTAGTGGACAAAAAAGAGATGGAGTAAATGTCAAACAGGAAATAACTTGTAGACCTAAACCTATAAAAG CACGAATACCATCAACAAGTATAGAAACCACAACCAAGTATCATCATACTTCCATTGATAAAGGTGGCACAGTATCAGTTTTATCAAGCACTTATCCTTATCATAGCCCAATAAATCCAACAGGAGTATCAGGATTTCAACCTACGGGTGGTGCATTTATAACCATGCCAGTGTCACCGAAAGTTATAAAACCGGAACCAGTGAAAAATGAACAACAATATAGCACTCAATATAGCATGAGTAGTCTAGTAGCGAACATTCATACTGACAATGGAAGAAACATACCTAAATTTACAGCTGCTCCTGTGCTACATTCA CAGCCGTTGCAGTCTTTAGCCACTACCGCTCATCCCCTTACTTCTGCTGTCCCTTCTCAACCACCGTTCACTCTTACATTGCTTGATAACAATTTGGTGGCTATTTCCAAACCACAGCAGGGACCGCAGTACCTTGGCCCTACAACACCGCATCCCCGGATGTATTGCGGCTTCAATATACCTATCTCTG ATGCTGGAAGCCGCAATATATCTTCGCAAAATTTGATCTCCGGTACCAAGGTTGAAGCACAAAGTGTTATCGTGAGCAAACATTATCCAGTTTCTACAAATTCTACAACATCGCCTTATAGAGGAATCAGTCATTCTATCGCACGTTTAGCAGAatctgataaaaatgatacccAAACAGCGTCGAATCATGCTCAATTTTATG GGAGCAATATAAAAAGTGAGCAAGATAGGAAAGATACAGGCAACGTTCTTCTAACATCTTCAAATGATAAACTTAAACAACCACTTACACCACATACACCGCATACGCCTCATAGCAGTCACATTAATAGTGAACATTCatcaaataaatcatattctGTAGATGAAGATCCAAATAGCGATATAGGATCAAATAAAGGTCCTTTTATGCTAGCACCGACACCAGCTCAACTTGGAAGAGCACCATTGCAAAGAAGACAATTAATGG cAATGCCCTCCACAACAACCACAGGAGAACATGGACTTTCAGTGTCTCAACAACGTTCTGACCAAAGTCGACCACAGGGAAATACTTCTCAATCTTCCGAATCGATGCAACAACAAAATATATCGGAGTCTCGTACATCCCCATCCCCTTCAACTAAAAAAGGCTCCTTCTTCAAAAAGAATGTCGAAGATGGTATGGATAG GGTTCTTGAACAAGTAAATTTTCAAGAgaaattttcatcgttacCAGAATTTAAACCGGAAGATATACAGAGCCCAAGTGCAATCACTATAAATACTCCAGGTTCTTCTGGTCATAGCACTGTTACTTCCGGATTACACTCATCAAATTTACAAGCATCGATGCAAGGTTATCGGAAGAAATCTCAAGGACCTCATAGAAGTAACT taAACGAAGATGATATTGATTCTGATGCGTCAGTATCCGCTACACCGAAATCAACTTCGAGTGTCAAATTGACAGGAACTACATTCTTTGGTCCAGATTTTAATATCGACGCATATAGACTTAATACAGATATAGCAGGGGAAGTAGAAGATACTTCTCCGCGGACACCAAAAACGCCTGTAGGAGGTGTAGGAAATGCAGTAGGGATtggtagaaatgaaaatgaacgtGGTCATAGGAGAATGTTGGAACAACGGAGACATCTTGTGATGCAATTATTTCGGGAACATGGATATTTCCCTTCAACACATGCTACCTCTACGTTTCAAGCAAAACATTCTGATATATTTCCTAACAAGACGAGTTTACAATTGAAAATTAGAGAGGTCAGACAAAAATTAAAAGCTAATTCAACTCCGATGAGTGCTAACAGTTTAGTTAGCCCGCTGCCTGTTTCTGAATCCTCGCCTAATGTGACTG GACCATTGACTGCTCCTCCTACGTCGATGGGAGCACCACATTCACTGCCTGTAAGCAGTAGTGGTAGCTAG